The nucleotide sequence AATAATAGTCCTGTTTAATCTCAGGTAAGAAAAATGcataggcagcaggaaaagaggggTTAGAGAGAGAATCCACTGGTATTAGTTTAATGCCTGCAGATCTTCAAGATTACTACATATTCATCAGGCTTTATGTAGTGTTCTCATCTATGCTACAGCTGATATGAATTATTATATTAGCTGATATTAATTGTAATAGCTGTTACCATAAACCTCCATCATGGTGACATATTCATTACATTGATTGTATCCTGGTTTCATATGAAACAGGATATTACTGTTACTAAAGAATATCCTTGTGCCATTTTTGTGACTTGTATTTTTTCTTACCACCTTAATAATTCTCCCCAATTCCTAGTGaaattaatttttccaatttttctttttaatgttaaagtacaatatttttctgtctgtaccctgattatttttcttactatCTGCAATGATCATTTGAATAATTACAAATGATATGATCTCATGTTTTAGTGGCTaatgatatttaataaatatgcatttttcatctGCTAATCTGCAGATGAACGTTTAAACTGTTCATATGATAGCTACTGTGGAAAATATTTCTACATTCATGGGAATGTAAGAAAGTTTCCAACAAATTGGCAAACTATTGTTTGCTTGAATACACAGTAGTGGAATTATAGAGTTGGTAATGGTTCTCATTAGTTCTCATTTATATTTGCATCACTATGGGTTTAACACAGATTAGTATGCATGGTATACAATGGCTATACTGCTAAGCTCTATTCCCAGCCTTTCTTCAATTTTTGAGGAACCATTAAATTGtcaaaattaatacattttattaatatattatacaCTATTTGACATTGATGATTACACTGTTTGAATTCTCTTTCTCTAGAGTCTCACTAGaagtttttccttttgaaaatagtCACTACCACTGCAATTAATTGCATTTTATTGTTGTCTggatgtctattttttttaagaattaagaatattgagaatatgcaaaattcaagaagtccttgtttttttactgctgagtagtactctaatatgtatatattccatactttcttcatccattcttccattgaagggcatctaggttgtttccaggttctggctattacaaacaatgctgctatgaacatagtagagcatatacttttgtcgtatgataaggcatctcttgggtatattcccaagagtggtattgctgggtccaggggtaggtttcCTGagaccgccatactgctttccaaagtggttgcacaagtgtgcattcccaccagcaatggatgagtgtacccctttctccacaacctctccagcaaaggctatcattggtgttttttgttttagccattctgacaggtgtaagatggtatcttaaagttgtcttgatttgcatttccctgatcgctaaggaagttgagcatgaccttaagtgtcttttggccatttgaacttcttctgttgagagttctctgttcagctcagtgccccattttataactgggttaattagcattttaaagtctagtttcttgagttctttatatattttggagatcagacctttgtcagttgtggggttggtgaagatcttctcccagacagtgggttgcctttctgtcttagtgacagtgtcctttgctttacagaagcttctcagtctcaggaggtcccatttattcaatgttgcccttaatgtctgtgcttgcTAGGGTTATacgtagaaagtggtctcctgtgcccacgtgttgtagagtacttcccactttctcttctttcaggttcagtgtgtttggactgatattgaggtctttaatccacttggacttgagttttgtgcatggtgatagatatggatctattttcattcttctacagattgacatccagttttgccagcacaatttgttgaagatgctctcttttttccattgtatacttttagctcctttatcaaaaatcaggtgttcataggtttgtgggttaaagtcaggatcttctattcgattccattggtcgacttctctgtttttatgccaataccaagctgttttcaatactgtagctctgtaatagagtttgaagtcagggatggtaatgcctccagacgatcctttattgtataagattgttctggctatcctgggttttttgtttttccatataaagttgactattgtcttctccagatctgtgaagaattttgatgggattttgatggggattgcattgaatctatagattgcttttggtagaattgccatttttactatgttgatgagtgaggtaagccagacccaaaaagaggaacatgggatttactcactcatatttggtttctagccataaatgaaggacattgagcctataattcgttatcctagagaagctaaataagaaggagaacccaaagaaaaacatctaggcatcctcctgaatattaaccttcatcaggtgatgaaaggagacagagacagaaacccacattggagcactggacagaaatctcaaggcccaaatcagatgcagaaggagagagagcactagcaaggaactcaggaccgcgaggagtgcacctacacactgagacaatggggatgttctatcgggaactcaccaaggccagctggcctgggtctgaaaaagcctgggataaaaccggactcgctgaacatagcagacaatgaggactgctgagaactcaacaacaatggcaatgggtttttgatcctactgcatgtactggctttgtgggagcctaggcagttttgatgctcaccttactagacctggatggaggtgggtggtccttggacttcccacaggtcagggaacccttgattgctctttgggctgacgagggagggggacttgattgggggaggaggagagaaatgggaggcggcggcagggaagagacagaaatctttaataaataaataaattaaaaataaaaaaagaaaccatactgctctggaaaATACaacagctatagaagagagaacaaaatattcaggagaaaccataaagtgattattttgaaaaacttctataaatgaacaaaattaaaaatatgaataaaaaagaatattgagaatattttacatatattattttcaatttgtAAACCAAATTTTGAGAATGAGAATTCAGAACACTAATGAACATCTACATATTTTGAGCTTCTCTTTTTTACTATAGTTAGCTTCGATTCCCTTACATATTATTAACATTGAATCTTGTTACATGTATTTTTCTGCAATATttcatgtgtttctttgtgttttctctcctatgtattttgtttatatattcataatgAGATCATTAATTTCAATGTCAATTTTATTGTCTATTATTTctgaattttctatttaatttctgCAGTTCTTCAGcaatttctcaatttttttattactttcacTGGACTCAACTAGCAGAAAAGGCTTTGATTTTACAAAGATGATATTAGTTTCTAAAATTAACAATATTCACATATCAAATGGCAATAAAACAATTACAAGTCTTAagtttctaatttaaaattaattagatAATTATTTTGTTAGTGTGATAAAATTATTGAGGCTCAATGATCTCagttatgaaaatgaaaacagtcatataaacacaaatatacacattttgTTGTACAACTTTGTATGGTtcaatatctaatatatatacacaaagaaaagaattgaCTAGATGATATTGGCTAATATGATTAGCTGTTTTATAATTAAACAATTACATCCATCTCTACAAGCAAAGAACAATGTATACTAAGGAGAGAGACTCTCCACCCAAGGAAATGAGTCCCCAAACAACAGGGCAAAAATCAATAGTACAGTAAGGGTCTGGAAGCTCTGTAAAGCAGCTGGTGTGACCCAATATTGAAAAGGTAACGAGAAGTTGGAGTCCGATGTTGAAACATAATGGGGGCATATTTGGGTGAATGGACCATGAACACAGtgtttgtttcctcttttccCAGTTTCATTTTAAGGTGGTCTTCATTACTTCATGGAATGCTCACATTAAATGTATAGTGTTCTGAGTAGTTGCTATGTTACATTTCAATCATTTCATAGACAAACATAAAAGTTTCTTTTTACTAATAACAGGAATCTGGTTCACTCAAGTGAAGAATCAAGCTTATCTATTAGAATATTACTTTGCTAAAAAATAACCACTATAAATGTTACTTTACATGGAAAAATCTATTGGTATAAGTACCTTTATATGAGGAGGTTCTGTGGTtgactagtttttttttcaatagtaatcacaaagaaaaagaagatgaaagagaGTCTGGATCAGAAAAGCCTTGGCAATAGAAACAGTGTTTAGAATTCAGATTTACAATCTTGAGAGAATCAAAGTGAATGATTATGAATAAGTTCCAGGAATTGAGAAATTAAAAGAAGGAGACGATGGTGTTGAGTTTCCAGAAGGAATAGTAAGGAGATAAGAATAAATAagatgatataaaaatattaatatcacaGACTACAGAAACTGTCCATGTAAACAAGAAATTCCCATGGTGTGTAGTGAACTTTCCTTTCACAGGTTCTTATTTAGTTCCAACCAAGACTGCGGATTGTTGATCTGAAGTCTGTATATTCTTAACTCTGATTTCTGATGTTCCTGGATATGTGGTTTCTTTCTAGATACAGGCTATACTTCTCATGTGTTCCAATCTGTCTTTGTACCAATGCATTCATTCACATTCCACAGCATTTTTAACCTTTAGAGTACTTTTGGTTTTAAGAATATTCGAGAGTTTgtgatgaaaatgaaatttgtCATTAGCCTGAATGGTACTGAAAAATTAAATTGAAGTGATATTTCATTCAATTCTATCATCACAAAAGTAAccatatgtaatattttattcagATTTGTAGTTATATGCTTATGTTAGATTGAACTGTTGGCATGGATTTTTCAGGAATTCTTTCAAGGCACACTTTACATCTTTATTCCTAAAGCTGTAGATGACAGGGTTCAGCATTGGTATCACTAGGGTGTAAAACACAGAAGCCATCTTGTCAGTGTCTAATGAGTGGTTGGTCCGTGGCTGCAGATACATGAAGAGAAGTGTACCATAGAACACCGTGACAGCCATCATGTGGGAAGCACAGGTGGAGaaggctttcttccttccttcagagGAACGGATCCTCAAAATAGCAAGGATGATGTTGAAGTAGGATATAAGAACAATAGTCATAGAGAAAAACAAGTTTGTCCCGGAGAAGAAAAATACTACAGTTTCTGGGAGGTAGGTGTCAGAACAAGACAGTGCCAACAGAGGGACATTGTCACAGTAAAAGTGGTTGATTACATTGGAAGAGCAATAACTCACAGAGAAGACACAAGGAGTCACAACGATGGCTGTGAAAAAGCTGAAGAAGTATGTGAGTGAGACCAGCAGAAAGCACATGTGCCGAGACACCACCACCATGTAGAGCAGGgggttgcagatggccacatagcggtcataggccatcacagCCAGCATGAAGATGTCTGCAACCATGAAAAGCAGGAATCCTCCCAGCTGGGTGGCACATTCATAGTATAAGGTGGTTTTCTTACTGACTAAGAAATTGACCAGCATTTTTGGTGCAATGACAGTAGCATCTCCAAGGTTGATGACAGCCAGGTgtctgaggaagaagtacatgggtgttTGAAGTCGTGAGTTCATGGTAGTGAGGATGATGATGCCCAGGTTCCCTGCTACTGCCAGTGTGTAGATGAgcaggaagacaaagaaaagtgGTACCTGCAGTTCTGGACGTTGGGATAACCCCATGAGTATGAACTCAGTGACATGAGTGAGATTCTCAGAAGCCATTTATCTGCTATGCACATCTTCTAatcaatagaaaacaaaagtattAAGAAATTGTTAAAATTATTATCTCTATTAGATAATGTGTAGTTAAATGTTTTATTGTGGATCAATgtatttaaaatcaaaacagttatttataataaattttagtcatttcttgCCTCATTTGTTTTAACCAGAACTAAAACTTCATCAGAGAATAATGAGTGTTTAGAAAggtttgcattatttatttacatacttTGTTTGCTTGCTATAAGACTCCAAGGGTTACTTTAGTCTAAGCTATGTATGTTTTCATATGtaaaaatgaatacacacacactcacacacacacacacacacattacacacatctGCCTTACTAGACAAGCAGTCAAAGGTTTGAATAGATTGTAGACTGACTTCAGAGCATATGTTTCTTAGAATCCACTGCTCACAGTATCCTTCACTGATTTCTCCTCCGGTTTTCTGTTTCAGTTGCCCCAACTCAACTCTAGTTTTTGATCATCCTTTATGTTAGATACTATACTATTGTAAATTCTAATCATcaatttttatcatttccttctGGAATCTATTTCTATATTTGATTTCAGCTTACTCatattctctttaaattgttttttatttcacttaaaatgATTTGCATATTTTTTTGGTACTGGATCTGACTTAACATTCCAGTCTGACTTCTAAAATGAAATCTTCAACCCTACCCTCTCCCAATCCTGGTGCAGGATTGCTGACATGTGTAACCAcccttaataattttattttacatatataaaatatattattattttatataatattaatcatgcataatattatttatataaatatgctttaattgtttcaataaagcaaaatatgaggcataagatatttctttttttgtaaagcaCATACTCTATcaataaaattgtatcaataaaatttatgtatgtttctattcCACAGGATCATGTTGCAATACATTTCCAAGTATTTTAACATATAATGAGACAAATGAGTAATCTCATTTGAGGATCTGGGTAAAACAGGTACTAATGTTATAGCCTTTGCATTATGAAtttgtggttttatttgctttgagaACTATTTGTTGTTTATCCACTTATTTTAGTACATTCATAACTTTAGTACATGTGATACATTTAGAaataaacaatattatttaaatgtatatggtTATATCCTAAAGAAATCTTATTTGTAATTATTCTACATTTAAATATTCCTCTATTAATGATCAATAATCAATTGTTCCTGTGAAGGATCTTTGAGTCTGGAatttatatgataaataaatcatGAATTTGTATACTGAAAAAATTTTAGAGCAGattataaaataacataaaaaatgaatagaacATGTTCCAGCTCAGAGAAGTGGTAAATGTTTGAGTAGGTGGAAATGTGATTACAGTGTTGTACAATGACCTTGTACATGCATTAAAATTTCCTATTGTACCATACGATAACTATGCACAAATACCATGTGTCAATAAACATTGTATTTTTAATGCTATGTCACATAATACCAAACAATGTATTTAATAATACAAAACACAATATAAATCtggaatatttttataatatagatACAATTTATTCAATCTATATATCCTATATCTGAAAAGTTGATATGTCTGTGTTTCCCTGTTTCTCCCACATTTCCTGTGACTTATCACTCTGCCTTCATACACATTTGTTTTGGTAGGAGGCTAGCTGATACTTGATGTCTTGTGACTAACTTACATTAAGGAGACTATTTCCTGTCTAGTTGTACACATGAAGTTCAAGACATTATTTACTTTGACAAACAATGCAGAGGATATATGTATTCTTATTTTAACAATAAGAATCAAGGATAGAATAAGCAATTAGTTAATTGAATTTTTATAAGAATTTGTCCAATTTCCTTTTTGGAGTTTGATTACTTATATATGTCTAATATCTTTAATTACTACAAATTTCTCCAAGTACTGAAAAATGACTAGAGACATACTCAAAAACAACATCATTGTCATAAATATATACTGTTGAAATGAGTATCTGGTAGAACAGAATaaggctttctttttgttttaaacagtatcttgtttacttaaacatttctctcagaatttttatttttatattttcaatttttatatttatacaaat is from Microtus pennsylvanicus isolate mMicPen1 chromosome 1, mMicPen1.hap1, whole genome shotgun sequence and encodes:
- the LOC142833678 gene encoding olfactory receptor 8J3-like, translating into MASENLTHVTEFILMGLSQRPELQVPLFFVFLLIYTLAVAGNLGIIILTTMNSRLQTPMYFFLRHLAVINLGDATVIAPKMLVNFLVSKKTTLYYECATQLGGFLLFMVADIFMLAVMAYDRYVAICNPLLYMVVVSRHMCFLLVSLTYFFSFFTAIVVTPCVFSVSYCSSNVINHFYCDNVPLLALSCSDTYLPETVVFFFSGTNLFFSMTIVLISYFNIILAILRIRSSEGRKKAFSTCASHMMAVTVFYGTLLFMYLQPRTNHSLDTDKMASVFYTLVIPMLNPVIYSFRNKDVKCALKEFLKNPCQQFNLT